CAGTTTTATGTAGCTTCATCAGTTATACTATTAAGGCACCAccataacaataaaaataataattataataaccCAAATCACAGAAATCCAATTCTTCAAGGGAATCAAACTTCATGTTCTCTGTTTATGGGTACTTGGGTTTACGATGAAACTTACCCATTTTACCAATCTTCTTCTTGCCCTGCCGTCGATCCACAGTTCAACTGCCAACTCTACGGCCGACCCGATACTGAATACCTTAAATATCGATGGAAACCGGCGAACTGTGAGCTACCCAGGTACTTGaaacttgatttttttcttcagTGTAGTTTCGATTTTAGatggttttttgatttttttttactaaataggTTCAATGGGCTTGAGTTTTTGTTGAAAATGAAAGGGAAAACAGTGATGTTTGTGGGCGATTCATTAGGACGTGATCAATGGGAGTCGTTGATTTGTATGATTTCAGCTGATGTACCAAAAGCTCAAACACAAATGTCGAGGCGTTACCCTATTTCGACTTTCAAGTTCCTGGTATTCACTTTGCTCTTGATTTTTTTATGTCAATTTTACTAATATTTTCACCAATGTTACTCGGATTTATGTCTCGTAATGTGAGCAAGCTCACATATCGCGGGTTAAGTAGAATCCaataattttgattcaaattctATATTTATCTCAAATGGCGGAGCTACAGTGTAGCTTCAATTCCTTGTTCTGCCTCctaattgttattgttgttgatgaaaTTTTGCATtgtagtatttatttatttttatgtaattttgtGCTAAAATTAGACAATGTGTTATTGTTGCAGGATTATGGAGTGGCTCTTTCATATTACAAAGCACCATATCTAGTGGACATTGACACTGTCCAAGGCATAAGAGTGTTAAAATTGGATGACATAAGAGGAAATGCCAATGCTTGGGATGGTGTAGATGTATTATCTTTTAATACTGGCCATTGGTGGACTCATAAAGGCCCTCTTCAAGGGTATATTTTCCTTTC
This Solanum dulcamara chromosome 8, daSolDulc1.2, whole genome shotgun sequence DNA region includes the following protein-coding sequences:
- the LOC129901275 gene encoding protein PMR5, with protein sequence MELLSSPSTLCLLLLLQFYVASSVILLRHHHNNKNNNYNNPNHRNPILQGNQTSCSLFMGTWVYDETYPFYQSSSCPAVDPQFNCQLYGRPDTEYLKYRWKPANCELPRFNGLEFLLKMKGKTVMFVGDSLGRDQWESLICMISADVPKAQTQMSRRYPISTFKFLDYGVALSYYKAPYLVDIDTVQGIRVLKLDDIRGNANAWDGVDVLSFNTGHWWTHKGPLQGWDNVEAGGTMYEDMDPLVAMEKGLRTWARWVDANIDRSRTRLFFQGISPTHYNPSEWSAGASTGSCYGETSPVTTTPMTGTYPGPDLDQSNVIQKVIREMDNPPFLLDISLLSTMRKDAHPSIYSGDINSQQRINPNKPDCSHWCLPGLPDTWNQLFYTVLFY